Proteins encoded together in one Ipomoea triloba cultivar NCNSP0323 chromosome 4, ASM357664v1 window:
- the LOC116016237 gene encoding receptor-like protein 47, with the protein MSTSPLRIDHFLIIFFTFVVMELCICGGSEVCRKEEKQALLCFKNESKVPTNWVDTTDCCSEWDGVVCDNVTGHVVELRPVANNLGAIDVSEGGSFPNGPWNLTYLSSLDLSLNEMNGSLPNQLFGLSYMKSLKLCCNQFHGPLPNDRWNLTSLEVLDVSSNYLNSHIPDSIYHCPNLKVLRLRGNNLQGIISKSISNLTYLSTLVLSNNMLTGEIPKEIGKLKNLNVFLFSSNKFYGPLPESIGYLSSLTILSFLNNKLEGIVTENHFVNLTMLTEIYASGNRLTLRVRSNWMSPFQLYALALSGWNLGPQFPIWLQSQHQIVQLEISNAEIEGEIPKWFWNFSSVLEAIDLSFNQLRGEIQNISIRLPEGSVGVLLYLDSNQFSGSLPSIPIHIIELDLSNNSFSGNISSFLCDAQNVPYNLTILHLGENDLSGEIPDCWMHWPHLEVINVGENQLIGGIPSSIGLLNKLESLDAHKNMLSGHLPPSLQNCTHLLKVDLGENGFTGTIPRWLGTSFSKLKVLRLRLNKLFGELPPTFCHLTSLQILDLANNYFSGVIPRCLDNLTAMITIDENKNEMPSSRYGYFEENALVTTKGHEYI; encoded by the exons ATGTCGACATCTCCACTTCGAATTGATCACTTCCTGATCATCTTCTTCACCTTTGTAGTTATGGAGTTGTGTATTTGTGGTGGAAGTGAGGTTTGCAGGAAGGAGGAGAAGCAAGCGTTGTTGTGCTTCAAGAATGAGTCAAAAGTTCCAACGAATTGGGTTGATACAACAGATTGCTGTAGTGAATGGGATGGTGTTGTGTGCGATAACGTAACTGGTCATGTGGTTGAACTCCGTCCAGTCGCAAATAATCTCGGGGCCATTGATGTTTCTGAAGGAG GTTCGTTTCCTAATGGTCCTTGGAACTTGACATATCTTAGCAGTCTTGACCTCAGTTTAAATGAGATGAATGGTTCATTACCTAACCAATTGTTTGGTCTTAGTTACATGAAATCTTTGAAACTTTGTTGTAACCAATTTCATGGTCCTTTGCCCAATGATCGTTGGAACTTGACTTCTCTTGAAGTGTTGGATGTTTCTTCAAACTACTTGAATTCTCACATACCAGATTCGATTTATCATTGCCCCAACCTCAAGGTGCTTCGTTTGAGAGGAAACAATCTGCAGGGTATCATTTCAAAATCCATTTCCAACTTGACTTATTTGTCTACTCTTGTTCTCTCGAACAATATGCTTACTGGAGAGATACCAAAGGAAATTGGGAAACTCAAGAACTTAAATGTGTTTCTTTTTTCAAGTAACAAGTTCTATGGACCCCTTCCTGAGAGTATAGGATATTTGTCTTCATTGacaattttaagttttttaaaCAACAAGTTGGAAGGCATAGTGACTGAAAATCACTTTGTTAATCTCACCATGTTAACTGAGATTTATGCATCTGGAAATAGATTAACCCTGAGAGTTAGGTCAAATTGGATGTCTCCATTCCAACTGTATGCACTTGCTTTAAGTGGTTGGAACTTGGGTCCCCAATTTCCAATTTGGCTACAATCTCAACATCAAATTGTTCAATTGGAGATATCTAATGCTGAAATAGAGGGTGAGATTCCAAAATGGTTTTGGAACTTTTCTTCAGTCCTCGAAGCCATTGATCTTTCATTTAATCAGTTGCGGGGTGAAATTCAAAACATCTCAATTCGTTTACCTGAAGGAAGTGTAGGTGTACTTCTGTACTTAGACTCTAACCAATTTAGTGGATCGTTACCTAGTATTCCTATCCACATAATTGAGTTAGACCTATCGAACAATTCCTTCTCAGGGAATATCTCTTCCTTTTTATGTGACGCACAAAACGTGCCATATAAtcttacaatacttcatttggGAGAAAATGATTTATCTGGAGAAATTCCTGATTGTTGGATGCATTGGCCACACTTGGAAGTCATCAATGTAGGGGAAAACCAACTGATTGGAGGTATTCCAAGTTCCATTGGGCTTTTGAATAAGTTGGAATCTTTAGATGCACACAAGAACATGCTTTCTGGCCATTTACCACCATCATTGCAAAATTGTACCCATCTATTGAAAGTTGATTTGGGTGAAAATGGATTCACAGGGACGATCCCAAGATGGTTGGGGACtagtttttcaaagttgaagGTCTTACGACTTCGTTTAAATAAATTGTTTGGTGAATTGCCCCCAACATTTTGTCATCTTACATCTCTTCAGATTCTCGACCTTGCCAATAACTATTTTTCTGGTGTTATACCTAGGTGTCTTGATAATCTCACTGCAATGATCACTATTGATGAGAATAAGAATGAGATGCCTTCCTCTCGTTATGGGTATTTTGAAGAAAATGCTTTAGTAACAACAAAAGGACATGAGTACATTTAA
- the LOC116016706 gene encoding 60S ribosomal protein L44-like, with product MVNVPKTKKTYCKSKECKKHTLHKVTQYKKGKDSLAAQGKRRYDRKQSGYGGQTKPVFHKKAKTTKKIVLRLQCQGCKHVSQHAIKRCKHFEIGGDKKGKGTSLF from the exons ATG GTGAACGTTCCAAAGACAAAGAAGACATACTGCAAGTCCAAGGAGTGCAAGAAGCACACCTTGCACAAGGTTACTCAATACAAGAAAGGAAAGGATTCCCTTGCTGCTCAAGGAAAGCGTCGTTATGATCGCAAGCAGTCAGGTTATGGTGGTCAGACGAAGCCAGTGTTCCACAAAAAG GCTAAGACCACTAAGAAGATTGTGTTGAGATTGCAATGCCAGGGGTGCAAGCATGTTTCCCAACATGCAATCAAG AGATGCAAGCATTTTGAGATTGGTGGGGACAAGAAGGGAAAGGGAacatcccttttctaa
- the LOC116016236 gene encoding receptor-like protein EIX2, with the protein MDLSSNNFSGEISIELTNLVGLRSLNLSRNNLTGKIPKEMGNMKVLESLDLSKNKFSGQIPSSFSNLFTLSVLNLSYNNLSGKIPSSTQLQGFNASCYIGNNLCGLPLSQACRVIDDGEIPKNENNEGDDDSEVDWFYVSMAIGFGVGFWVTCGSLFLIIIFLTFVVMELCICSGSNNTGACREAEKRALLCFKEEGKVSTDWVYGTDCCTQWGGVVCDNITGHVIELRLSDYYVAFVDYPSKGTIPHQLGNLSSLQTLSLSNADLKVDSLDWLSSISNLQLLDLSSVNLSMVHNWLEVINLFPSLRELHLSDCGLSKLSYHPLGHNSSSLEVLDLSGNEFINSIIPRWIFNLNSLHSLDLSSGGFVSPFPNDPWNLTSLSILDLSNNEFSGSLPSQLFDLKYLVSLNLGNNRFQGHLPISPWNFTSLSFFDISTNNISGSLPSQLFSLSYLTSLNLNNNKFQGQFPSSSWNLTSLKTLDASYNYLSSHIPNWIYDCTNLESLSLGYNQLQGNISNSISNLTSLSFLELTGNNLTGKIPNQIGKLSKLQTLDLSGNKFYGSLPESLGYLVSLTTLTISSNMLEGMVTESHFVNLTELTYLRASGNRLTLNVSPNWMPPFQLDLLQLSGWNLGSQFPAWLKSQHSIGEVDISNTGIKGEVPTWLWNLSSNIQVIDLSHNQLRGKIEDISIQQLSGSRWLLVYLDSNQFNGSLPRIAINITELDLSNNSFSGDVSHFLCHAQNLPYKLRLLHFGGNDLSGKIPDCWMHWPHLNFINMNENKLIGSIPNSIGLLSKLKSLDLHKNMLSGHLPTSLQNCTHLLKVDLGENGFTGKIPRWLGTGLSNLIVLRLRVNKFNGELFPEFCHLIFLQILDLANNNFSGVLPGCLKNITAMIHETRKIEDNDYELEYSDLGGFLEESALVVTKENEYTYDATILLMLASIDLSSNNFSGKIPIELTNLVRLRSLNLSRNNLIGNIPIEIGNMKLLESLDLSRNQISGEIPSSLSSISTLGVLDLSYNNLSGRIPSGTQLQGFNVSCYIGNHLCGLPLSQNCSGIPKHENKGDDDDDSEVDWFYISMAIGFAVGFWVTCGSLFLVRCWRIAYFQFLDNKLNSFFAWARALWV; encoded by the exons ATGGATCTTTCGAGTAACAACTTTTCGGGTGAAATTTCAATTGAATTGACCAATCTTGTTGGATTGAGATCGTTGAATTTATCAAGAAACAACTTGacaggaaaaatacccaaggaaaTGGGAAACATGAAAGTACTGGAATCTCTTGATCTCTCTAAAAATAAGTTTTCAGGTCAAATTCCTTCGAGCTTTTCTAATTTGTTCACTCTGAGTGTTCTGAACTTGTCATATAACAACCTATCTGGAAAGATACCTTCAAGTACTCAGCTTCAAGGTTTTAATGCTTCGTGTTACATTGGGAACAACCTCTGTGGTCTTCCACTCTCGCAAGCTTGTAGAGTTATTGATGATGGTGAAAttccaaaaaatgaaaataatgaagGAGATGATGATTCTGAAGTGGATTGGTTTTACGTAAGCATGGCAATAGGATTTGGGGTGGGCTTTTGGGTGACTTGTGGGTCTTTATTTCTT atcatcatcttcctcaccTTTGTAGTTATGGAGCTGTGCATTTGTAGCGGAAGCAACAACACTGGGGCTTGCAGGGAAGCAGAGAAGAGGGCATTGTTGTGCTTCAAGGAGGAAGGAAAAGTTTCAACGGATTGGGTTTATGGAACTGATTGTTGTACTCAATGGGGAGGGGTCGTCTGCGACAATATAACTGGTCATGTCATTGAACTCCGTTTGTCAGATTATTATGTTGCCTTCGTTGATTATCCTTCAAAAG GGACCATTCCCCATCAACTTGGAAACCTTTCAAGTTTGCAAACATTAAGTTTGTCAAATGCCGATCTCAAAGTTGACAGTCTTGACTGGTTATCTAGTATTTCAAATTTACAGCTATTGGACTTGAGTTCTGTTAATCTCAGCATGGTTCATAATTGGCTAGAGGTGATAAACCTGTTTCCTTCCCTCCGTGAGCTTCATTTATCTGATTGTGGTCTTTCTAAATTATCTTATCATCCACTCGGCCATAACAGTTCTTCACTTGAAGTTCTTGATCTTTCCGGGAATGAATTCATCAATTCTATTATTCCTAGATGGATATTCAATCTCAATTCTCTTCATTCTCTTGATTTATCATCTGGTGGTTTTGTAAGTCCATTCCCTAATGACCCTTGGAACTTGACATCCTTGAGTATCCTTGACCTCTCCAATAATGAATTTAGTGGTTCATTACCCAGTCAGTTATTTGATCTTAAGTATTTGGTATCTCTAAACTTGGGTAATAATCGATTTCAAGGTCATTTGCCTATTAGTCCTTGGAACTTCACATCTCTTAGTTTCTTTGACATCTCCACAAATAACATTAGTGGTTCATTGCCTAGTCAACTCTTTAGCCTTAGTTACTTGACATCTCTGAAtttaaataacaataaatttCAAGGTCAATTTCCTAGTAGTTCTTGGAACTTGACTTCCCTTAAAACCTTGGATGCTTCTTATAACTACTTGAGTTCCCACATTCCAAATTGGATTTATGATTGCACAAATCTAGAATCACTTTCTCTTGGATACAACCAATTGCAAGGCAACATTTCAAATTCCATTTCCAACTTGACTTCTTTGTCTTTCCTTGAACTCACTGGAAATAATCTTACTGGAAAGATACCAAATCAAATTGGGAAACTCAGCAAGCTACAAACGCTTGACCTTTCGGGAAACAAGTTCTATGGATCTCTTCCTGAGAGTTTAGGATATTTGGTTTCATTGACAACGTTGACTATTTCCAGTAACATGTTGGAAGGTATGGTGACAGAAAGCCATTTTGTTAATCTCACCGAATTAACATATTTAAGAGCATCTGGAAATAGATTAACCTTGAATGTTAGTCCAAACTGGATGCCTCCCTTCCAACTTGATTTGCTTCAACTAAGTGGTTGGAATTTGGGTTCTCAATTTCCTGCTTGGCTAAAATCTCAACATAGTATTGGGGAAGTGGACATATCTAATACTGGAATAAAGGGTGAGGTTCCAACTTGGCTCTGGAACTTATCTTCTAATATTCAGGTTATTGATCTTTCACacaaccaattgcgaggtaaAATTGAAgatatctcaattcaacaactcAGTGGGAGTCGATGGTTACTAGTGTATTTGGACTCTAACCAATTTAATGGTTCTTTACCTCGTATTGCTATCAACATAACTGAGTTAGACTTGTCAAACAATTCATTCTCAGGAGATGTCTCACACTTTTTATGTCATGCCCAAAATCTGCCATACAAGCTTAGACTACTTCATTTTGGAGGAAATGATTTATCCGGGAAAATTCCTGATTGTTGGATGCATTGGCCACacttaaatttcataaatatgaATGAAAACAAACTGATTGGAAGCATCCCAAATTCCATTGGGCTTTTGAGTAAGTTGAAATCCTTGGACTTGCATAAGAACATGCTTTCAGGCCATTTACCTACTTCACTACAAAACTGTACCCATCTATTGAAAGTAGATTTGGGTGAAAATGGATTCACAGGGAAGATCCCAAGATGGTTGGGTACAGGACTATCAAATTTGATAGTCCTAAGGCTTCGAGTGAATAAGTTTAATGGTGAATTGTTTCCAGAGTTTTGTCATCTCATATTTCTTCAAATTCTTGATTTggctaataataatttttccGGTGTATTACCTGGGTGCCTTAAAAATATCACTGCAATGATCCATGAGACAAGAAAGATTGAAGATAATGACTATGAGTTGGAATATTCAGATTTAGGGGGGTTTCTAGAAGAAAGTGCTTTAGTGGTAACAAAAGAGAATGAGTACACCTATGAtgccaccattttactcatGCTTGCGAGCATAGATCTCTCGTCTAACAACTTTTCAGGAAAAATTCCAATTGAATTGACGAATCTTGTGAGATTGAGATCTTTGAATCTATCAAGAAACAACTTAATCGGAAATATCCCTATAGAAATAGGAAACATGAAGCTCTTGGAATCCCTTGATCTTTCTAGAAATCAAATTTCTGGTGAAATTCCTTCGAGTTTATCAAGTATATCCACCCTTGGTGTTCTGGACTTGTCATATAACAACCTATCTGGGAGGATACCTTCAGGTACTCAACTTCAAGGTTTTAATGTTTCATGTTACATTGGCAACCATCTCTGCGGCCTTCCACTCTCACAAAACTGCAGTGGAATTCCAAAACATGAAAATAaaggagatgatgatgatgattctgAAGTGGATTGGTTTTACATCAGCATGGCTATAGGATTTGCAGTGGGTTTTTGGGTAACCTGTGGGTCTTTGTTTCTTGTGAGGTGTTGGAGGATTgcatattttcaatttttagatAACAAGTTGAACTCCTTTTTTGCATGGGCACGTGCTTTGTGGGTTTAA